The proteins below come from a single Zhouia spongiae genomic window:
- a CDS encoding SusC/RagA family TonB-linked outer membrane protein — protein MKLTLLFLMVSLFQLQASESFGQKSKITLNMANVSIEDVLTKIESLTEFKFLYNDSELDYNNIVFINAEEEPLPSVLQRLFVNSNISYTLMDKQIILKNKKDTAKAFQNNESLLSIEQNFKISGHVVDQNDVPLPGANIIEKGTTRGTLTDFDGNFSFTVANKNSVIEISYIGFKTVEIKVGDHTKFNIKLEPGTSSLDEVVLIGYGSKKREEISSAVSTINSTQLADNTVGVTSFDRSLSGLAKGVNIKTTSGAPGAGVDINIRGYTSPFSGSDNNPLFVIDGVPIQTNPTTIYTDKTVYTEVQNPLLSINPNDIETIDILKDAAATAIYGSRGANGVIIVNTKKGKKNDMVNINLSTSITLSTPINTQDYLNTDEFKNYLDVYFANTFEAVNKGLVSPTILNNYRDMYNLNPDNTYAGLKQSFFGNADTDWNKAVYRNPAYSKNYNLSITGGSEKTSYYVSGGYTDQEGIVKNDTFDNYSLRFGLDTKLNKVFDMGINISLGYSDRFRGTAYDDFYDFVLHARPDIPVFDENGKPTRMPMVYGPGLVGTTANPYGQSTLHSNTTNAYNVIGNYYFKANINDNFSVKASVNGSYMYTKSYKYTPYSLVGIELPAYGFTLTPSESYAFDSKSLITNLTTDLTANYSNKFDKHQVDALIGYSWLRNNIDKSYTDLTGFPDDYVLTNASNANLTSIDATAVESGLNSFLARASYNYDSKYFMTATMRMDKSSKFAPGNKEAFFPSLAASWNISKETFLEDSETINLLRLRASIGKTGSTNLGDFVFLQGFSAGIREEAFYNGNTAIGLGNQLANENAGWETTNEVNIGLDFKLFKNRFSGSIDLYNRKTTGALVNTPIPLEAGLSNFTSNFIDLTNKGFELEFGGDILKFDNLQWRASVNISKNINKIDRLTSAIGLNVNSPYETGKEINLIRGYVVEGIYQSQNEIDDLNTNSPTGIYSTIGTVGPGDYRYKDVNGDGELTIEDSYGIIGSSQPDFFGGFNSSISYKSFQLAAYFNFSYGSEIRVNDGTYLNGSPNFNPIQRYNVQHRWSPTNTGATLPQLVYRGSSDINMKTSTANVYDGSYLRLRNIQLTYNLSPEIARMLFIKRASVFVSGSNLFTWTNFMGMDPENGNGSASPNQLSGLQYPNSKAWSLGINFNF, from the coding sequence ATGAAACTGACCTTACTTTTCTTAATGGTTTCTTTATTTCAGCTTCAAGCCTCTGAATCCTTTGGGCAAAAAAGTAAAATCACTTTAAATATGGCGAATGTTAGTATTGAAGATGTGCTGACTAAAATAGAGTCTTTAACAGAATTCAAGTTTCTGTATAATGATAGTGAATTGGATTACAATAATATTGTCTTTATTAATGCCGAAGAAGAACCATTGCCGTCTGTGTTACAAAGGTTGTTTGTTAATTCAAACATCAGTTATACCCTGATGGATAAACAGATCATATTAAAAAATAAAAAAGATACTGCCAAAGCATTTCAAAACAATGAGTCACTCCTTTCTATAGAGCAAAATTTTAAAATAAGCGGACATGTTGTAGATCAAAATGATGTGCCTTTACCCGGAGCTAATATTATTGAAAAAGGGACTACACGGGGAACTTTAACAGATTTTGACGGGAATTTCAGCTTTACTGTGGCTAATAAAAATTCAGTTATTGAAATTTCATACATAGGTTTTAAAACGGTAGAAATAAAAGTAGGTGACCATACAAAGTTTAATATTAAACTGGAGCCCGGAACTTCTTCTTTGGACGAGGTGGTGCTTATTGGATATGGGTCTAAAAAAAGAGAAGAGATTTCCTCCGCAGTATCTACAATAAACAGTACGCAGTTAGCGGACAATACTGTTGGAGTAACCAGCTTTGACCGGTCTTTGTCGGGATTGGCAAAGGGCGTTAATATAAAAACTACTTCTGGCGCTCCGGGTGCCGGTGTAGATATCAATATCAGGGGGTATACTTCACCATTTTCAGGCAGTGACAATAATCCATTGTTTGTAATTGACGGAGTGCCTATACAAACAAACCCTACAACAATCTATACGGATAAAACGGTTTATACAGAAGTTCAAAATCCTTTGTTGTCAATAAACCCGAACGATATTGAAACGATAGACATTTTAAAGGATGCTGCGGCTACAGCCATTTATGGATCCAGAGGGGCTAATGGTGTTATCATAGTGAATACCAAAAAAGGCAAAAAGAATGATATGGTTAATATCAACTTATCGACCTCAATTACATTGTCGACACCTATAAATACTCAGGACTATTTAAATACTGATGAGTTTAAAAATTACCTGGATGTTTATTTCGCAAATACTTTTGAAGCAGTTAATAAGGGATTGGTGTCACCAACAATTTTGAATAATTACAGGGATATGTACAACTTAAACCCCGACAATACATATGCCGGTTTAAAACAGTCTTTTTTTGGTAATGCCGATACAGATTGGAATAAAGCGGTATACAGAAACCCTGCTTACAGCAAAAACTACAATCTTTCTATAACCGGTGGGAGTGAGAAAACGTCTTATTATGTATCAGGAGGGTATACTGACCAGGAGGGAATTGTTAAAAATGACACATTTGATAATTATAGTCTGAGATTTGGATTAGACACAAAACTTAATAAGGTTTTTGACATGGGGATCAATATTAGTTTAGGCTATTCTGATAGGTTTAGAGGGACGGCATATGATGATTTTTATGATTTTGTTTTACATGCCAGACCAGATATTCCTGTTTTTGATGAGAATGGAAAACCTACACGTATGCCTATGGTATATGGCCCCGGTCTCGTAGGAACAACAGCTAATCCTTATGGGCAGTCAACTCTTCATAGCAACACTACAAATGCTTACAATGTTATCGGCAACTATTATTTTAAAGCAAATATCAATGATAATTTTAGTGTTAAAGCCAGTGTTAACGGGTCTTATATGTATACTAAAAGCTATAAATATACGCCTTATTCACTGGTAGGAATTGAGTTGCCTGCCTATGGATTTACCTTAACACCCTCTGAGTCTTATGCATTTGACAGCAAGTCTCTTATCACGAATCTAACTACTGACCTTACAGCCAATTATTCGAACAAGTTTGATAAACACCAGGTAGACGCACTTATCGGGTATTCGTGGTTGAGAAATAATATAGATAAAAGCTATACAGATTTAACCGGTTTTCCGGATGACTACGTACTGACCAATGCTTCCAATGCGAATTTAACGAGTATTGATGCTACTGCTGTTGAATCAGGACTGAACTCTTTTTTAGCACGTGCGTCATATAATTATGATTCCAAATATTTTATGACAGCTACCATGCGGATGGATAAGTCTTCTAAGTTTGCTCCCGGAAATAAAGAAGCTTTTTTCCCTTCCTTAGCGGCAAGCTGGAATATTAGTAAAGAAACATTTCTTGAAGATTCTGAAACGATAAATTTATTACGTCTTCGTGCAAGTATCGGAAAAACAGGGAGCACCAACCTGGGCGATTTTGTATTTCTGCAAGGTTTTTCTGCCGGTATCAGGGAAGAAGCATTTTATAATGGAAATACAGCTATAGGACTAGGGAATCAATTAGCTAATGAGAATGCTGGTTGGGAAACTACTAATGAAGTCAATATTGGTTTAGATTTTAAACTGTTCAAAAACCGGTTTAGCGGAAGCATAGATTTGTACAACAGAAAAACTACAGGGGCATTGGTAAATACACCTATTCCTCTTGAAGCAGGGCTTAGTAACTTCACCAGCAATTTTATAGATCTTACGAATAAAGGGTTTGAATTAGAGTTTGGAGGCGATATCCTGAAATTTGATAACCTGCAGTGGAGGGCAAGCGTTAATATTTCGAAGAATATAAATAAAATTGACAGATTGACTTCTGCAATTGGCTTAAACGTAAACTCACCTTATGAAACGGGTAAAGAAATCAATCTTATTCGTGGATATGTGGTTGAAGGAATTTATCAGTCGCAAAATGAAATAGATGATCTAAACACAAACTCTCCAACAGGTATATATAGCACTATAGGAACCGTTGGTCCGGGAGATTACAGGTACAAGGATGTGAATGGAGATGGTGAGTTAACGATAGAAGACAGCTATGGCATAATAGGGAGTTCTCAACCAGATTTTTTTGGAGGATTCAATAGTAGTATCAGTTATAAATCTTTTCAGCTGGCAGCCTATTTTAATTTTTCATATGGTTCTGAAATAAGAGTAAATGATGGTACATATCTTAATGGAAGCCCCAATTTCAATCCTATCCAAAGATATAATGTTCAGCATAGATGGTCGCCTACAAATACCGGAGCAACATTACCACAATTGGTCTATCGCGGATCATCTGATATAAATATGAAAACTTCTACGGCTAACGTGTATGACGGATCTTATCTCCGATTGAGAAATATTCAGCTTACCTATAATCTCTCACCGGAAATAGCCAGGATGCTTTTTATTAAAAGAGCTTCGGTGTTCGTGTCGGGTTCTAACCTTTTTACCTGGACAAATTTTATGGGAATGGATCCTGAGAATGGAAACGGAAGTGCAAGCCCAAATCAATTAAGCGGTTTGCAATATCCAAACTCAAAAGCGTGGTCTTTAGGAATTAATTTCAACTTTTAA